The Pirellulales bacterium genome segment ACCCCACGGTAAATGACCCGCGCTCGGATCTCTATTCGTTGGGGGCGGTCGGCTACAACCTGCTGACAGGCCGCAGTATTTTCCACTGTGCCAGCGATTTGGACGTGCTCTTTCACGTCATGAACATCGTGCCGCCGCCGCCACAGACCTTTAATCCGGCGATTCCCCCGGCACTCAACCAATTGATCGTCGCCTGCTTGGCCAAAGACCCAAAGGATCGCCCGCAAACGGCGCTCGATATTCTGCACGCGCTGGACGAGATTCCAGGGCTCGGCACGTGGACCGAGGCCGATGCGCGCACCTGGTGGAAAGAGAAAGGCGCGGCCGTGCTCCAATTGCGCCGCAAATCGGTGGCCGACACCGTGGACTTCGAATCCCATGCCACGGCGATCAAGGACAAAGCATGACGCAGGCGCTCGAAGGACAGACAATCGTGGCCGCGTTGCAATGGCGTTCCAATCCGGAGGCCAAGGTTGTTAGCCGGTGAATAGCGGCTCGATGACCTGGCCCTGGTTCAGGCGGATCGGCCGGTTCATGCGGTCGCGCACTTCGGCCTCGCTGCCGACCCCCAGCGCGCTATAGATCGTCGCCCCCAGGTCCGAGGGATAGTATTCCCGCGAGGCGGGAAAGGCTGCGATCTTGTCGGACTTGCCAAGCACTTGCCCGCCGCGCACGCCGCCACCGGCCAACAGTGCGAAGAATACTCCGGCCCAATGATCGCGGCCGTCGGGCGTAAACGAGGCCGTGCCGACGTTGCCTCCCAGTTTCGGAGTGCGTGAGAATTCTCCCACCATCACGACCAACGTATCGTCCCATAGGCCGCGGGCTGAAAGATCGTCGAACAGCGTGGCCAGGGCCTGATCCAGCGGCGGCAGCAACCGTTCTTTGAGCTGCTTACAGTTGTCGTTATGCGTATCCCAATTATTCATGCGTCCCATATTGGCCTGCACGATCGGGACACCCGCCTCGACCAGCCGACGTGCCAACAACAGCGACTGGCCGAACGCATGCCGGCCATATCGATCGCGCAACTCTCCCGGTTCCTGATCGATGGCAAAAGCCTGCCCGACTTTGCCCGAGGTCAGCACATCAAAAGCCTGTTGTTGCAAGTCGGCAAAGGGTCCACGATCAGTCCGTGCCACCAATCCGGCGCGCTGCTGTTCGATCTCGGCTAGCAAGGACTGCCGCTGCGCAAGGCGCTCGACCGAGAGACCCACGGGCAGGCTTGTCAGTTCGACTTTGAACTTTGGATCGTTGGGATCTTGCGTGACGTGCCACGGGTCGTGCCGGGGACCGAGCCAACCGGCGTCCTGGCCAGAGAAACCGTAGCCGTTATTCAAGTAGGTGGGCAGCATCACGCCATTCGGGATGCCGTCATTGCGGGGCCGCAGAAAGTCGAGCCCCGACGCATAGCAGGGCC includes the following:
- a CDS encoding DUF1501 domain-containing protein, whose product is MNRRELLQVGYCGLLGMGLPSLLARRAQAATGATSVTSGKAKSVILVFLTGAPSHIDTFDMKPDAPAEVRGSFQPISTAVPGIQICEHLPLLAARADRYAIIRSMTHGLPSHEHATHMLLTGIDKMPPGATHMASRFDWPCYASGLDFLRPRNDGIPNGVMLPTYLNNGYGFSGQDAGWLGPRHDPWHVTQDPNDPKFKVELTSLPVGLSVERLAQRQSLLAEIEQQRAGLVARTDRGPFADLQQQAFDVLTSGKVGQAFAIDQEPGELRDRYGRHAFGQSLLLARRLVEAGVPIVQANMGRMNNWDTHNDNCKQLKERLLPPLDQALATLFDDLSARGLWDDTLVVMVGEFSRTPKLGGNVGTASFTPDGRDHWAGVFFALLAGGGVRGGQVLGKSDKIAAFPASREYYPSDLGATIYSALGVGSEAEVRDRMNRPIRLNQGQVIEPLFTG